Proteins encoded within one genomic window of Flavobacterium gilvum:
- a CDS encoding phosphatidate cytidylyltransferase, translated as MNETLKRSISGALYILLLIASIQYSIETFFILFGVFLLIAVMEFCNLVHLNKIAPIAIAIIFYLLFFKIAVAIEDDGLFYILRYSKNFDLAVLFLSLIVSLKCIIFLFDNKNLTVDAFSKFAYLIGYIVLPFIIITKIPFGIKGYNPNILISIFILIWTNDTFAYLVGKTFGKHKLFERISPKKTIEGFLGGLGFSLIASYFISKYFLELPEKNTYIWIIIALIVGIFGTIGDLVESKFKRISEKKDSGNIMPGHGGILDRLDSVIFVAPIIFLFYQILSYVS; from the coding sequence GGGGGCACTTTACATTTTACTATTAATAGCTTCAATACAATACTCTATAGAAACTTTTTTTATTCTATTCGGAGTTTTTTTGTTGATAGCAGTAATGGAATTTTGTAATCTGGTCCATTTAAACAAAATTGCCCCAATAGCAATAGCCATTATATTTTATTTGCTTTTTTTTAAGATTGCAGTAGCCATAGAAGATGATGGCCTTTTTTATATTTTGCGTTACAGCAAAAACTTCGACTTGGCGGTACTTTTTTTATCTCTCATTGTATCATTAAAATGCATCATTTTTTTATTTGACAATAAAAACCTAACAGTAGATGCCTTTTCAAAATTTGCTTATCTGATAGGATACATTGTTTTACCTTTTATCATTATTACCAAAATTCCTTTCGGGATAAAAGGCTATAACCCAAACATTCTTATTAGTATTTTCATTTTAATATGGACCAATGACACCTTTGCCTATTTGGTAGGTAAAACTTTTGGAAAACATAAATTATTCGAACGTATTTCTCCAAAAAAAACAATCGAAGGATTTTTGGGAGGTCTTGGATTTTCATTGATTGCCAGTTATTTTATCTCAAAATATTTTTTAGAACTTCCTGAAAAAAACACTTACATCTGGATTATTATCGCCCTAATAGTAGGCATTTTTGGAACAATAGGAGACCTAGTTGAATCCAAATTCAAAAGAATTTCAGAAAAAAAAGATAGCGGAAATATAATGCCCGGACACGGAGGCATTCTAGATCGACTGGATAGTGTTATCTTTGTAGCACCAATAATTTTTTTATTTTATCAAATTTTAAGTTATGTTTCATAA
- a CDS encoding phosphatidylserine decarboxylase family protein has translation MFHKEGTQSILLGTFFTAVVCLVADHFIQTEWIKMAIEITALLLLIIILQFFRNPKRKVEINENHILAPVDGKVVVTEEVYESEYFKDKRIQVSIFMSPINVHVTRYAISGIVKFSKYHPGKFLVAWHPKASEENERTTIVVENNTFGAILYRQIAGALAKRIVNYAQEGMQVVQGTDAGFIKFGSRVDIFLPIGTPINVSLNQKAIGGKTIIAIKP, from the coding sequence ATGTTTCATAAAGAAGGAACTCAAAGTATTTTATTAGGTACTTTTTTTACTGCCGTTGTTTGTTTAGTAGCAGACCATTTCATCCAGACAGAATGGATCAAAATGGCTATTGAAATAACAGCTTTATTGCTATTGATTATCATTTTGCAATTTTTTAGAAATCCAAAACGAAAAGTGGAAATCAATGAAAACCACATACTTGCCCCAGTCGATGGAAAAGTTGTTGTTACAGAAGAGGTTTATGAATCTGAGTATTTTAAAGATAAAAGAATTCAGGTTTCCATATTCATGTCTCCTATCAACGTGCACGTTACTCGTTATGCAATAAGCGGAATCGTAAAATTTAGCAAATACCATCCAGGCAAATTTTTGGTGGCTTGGCATCCAAAAGCCAGCGAAGAAAATGAAAGAACAACCATTGTAGTCGAGAATAATACTTTTGGCGCTATTTTATACCGCCAAATTGCTGGTGCACTGGCCAAACGTATAGTGAATTATGCGCAAGAAGGCATGCAGGTTGTACAAGGAACCGATGCTGGTTTTATTAAATTTGGTTCAAGAGTGGATATTTTTTTACCAATAGGTACTCCAATTAATGTGTCATTAAACCAAAAAGCAATTGGAGGAAAAACTATAATTGCAATTAAACCTTAA
- a CDS encoding acyl-CoA-binding protein produces MAGKDLDKQFQEAVEIASTMTQASLPQDVQLRLYAFYKHATFDKTKFTISDDSDIRNAFKTNAWIQIRHLSKKEAKQQYIELINSLTK; encoded by the coding sequence ATGGCAGGAAAAGATTTAGACAAACAATTTCAGGAAGCCGTAGAAATCGCTTCCACAATGACTCAGGCATCACTTCCTCAAGATGTTCAGCTACGTCTTTATGCTTTTTATAAGCACGCAACATTTGACAAAACCAAATTTACCATTTCAGACGATTCTGATATAAGAAATGCTTTTAAAACAAACGCCTGGATCCAAATAAGGCATCTTTCAAAAAAAGAGGCCAAACAACAATATATCGAACTTATTAATTCCTTAACAAAGTAA
- a CDS encoding superoxide dismutase — protein MKKIVAPLLFISVLISCNDKKLTEVVEVPLPTVQEKVKIGNPDDLKASGGAFQLEKLPFGYEALTPNLSALTLESHYKNYLYYTNNLNKALVGTGKENLSIEDIITNVDITNPEIRNNAGGYYNHTLYFKCIAPNAGGEPIDTLASKITKDFGSFSNFKAVFKETANKQFGSGWVWLVVDKTGVLQLSTTQDQDNPLMTNAPVVGFHGIPILGIDLWEHAYFLDYQYKKKKYIDDFFNIVNWEKVNENYKATFKN, from the coding sequence ATGAAAAAAATAGTAGCACCTTTACTCTTTATTTCGGTTTTAATTTCATGTAATGACAAAAAATTGACCGAAGTTGTCGAAGTTCCGTTGCCAACAGTCCAAGAAAAAGTAAAAATTGGTAATCCTGATGATTTGAAAGCCAGTGGAGGAGCATTTCAATTGGAAAAACTACCTTTTGGATATGAAGCGTTGACTCCAAATTTATCGGCTTTAACATTAGAATCTCATTATAAAAACTATTTGTATTATACCAATAATCTAAACAAAGCATTAGTAGGAACTGGAAAAGAAAATCTCAGTATTGAAGATATCATTACCAATGTTGATATTACAAATCCTGAAATTCGTAACAATGCTGGTGGATATTACAACCATACTTTATACTTTAAATGCATCGCACCAAATGCTGGAGGTGAGCCAATCGATACATTAGCTTCCAAAATCACCAAGGATTTTGGCTCTTTTTCCAATTTCAAGGCCGTATTTAAAGAGACCGCAAACAAACAATTTGGTTCAGGTTGGGTTTGGCTTGTAGTTGACAAAACCGGAGTACTTCAATTATCAACAACACAAGACCAAGACAATCCATTAATGACCAATGCCCCTGTTGTTGGATTTCACGGAATCCCAATTTTAGGAATAGATCTTTGGGAACACGCCTATTTTTTGGATTACCAATACAAAAAGAAAAAGTACATCGATGATTTTTTTAATATCGTAAATTGGGAAAAGGTAAACGAAAATTACAAAGCCACTTTCAAGAACTAA
- a CDS encoding alpha-amylase family glycosyl hydrolase, translating to MITKKIIIAGISILLIATGCKTKDVKMSVQNKESVPENKAVVYQVFTRLFGNKNTTNKPWGTIEENGVGKFNDFTDKALHEIKDLGVTHIWYTGVPHHAVIRDYTAIGVSNDDPEVVKGRAGSPYAVKDYYNVNPDLAVNPAKRLEEFEALIKRTHKANLKVIIDIVPNHIARKYEGKNNPKGVKDFGADDDVTVEYKRDNNFYYIPNTPFQLPDGDKPLNGESNPLIDGKFDENPAKWTGNGSRMAKPDKNDWYETVKVNYGIRPDGTKDFPELPAGFDKLSAKDHFEFWKDKNVPNSWIKFRDIALYWTAKGVDGFRYDMAEMVPYEFWSYMNSAIKNVNPDAFLMAEVYNPKEYRNYIHLGKMDYLYDKVETYDKLKDIIQGKTPPDGLSYIQSGLQDIDIHMLKFLDNHDEQRLASPEFAGSPEKGKPMMVVSAMITSAPIMIYFGQEVGEAGNENGGFGSHSRTSIFDYVGVPNHQRWMNDGAFDGGKLSKSEKDLRDFYKRLLSFSGKSSGVMGQFQDLQEVNRHAGLGYDPNHLYSFVRWSDNQKLIVITNFSSDASNTFELKIPADIINKWNLKDGSYTLKDQIYQKSSTQLVVNNGEGKATVTIHPLESFIYQLN from the coding sequence ATGATTACAAAAAAAATAATAATTGCAGGGATAAGTATTTTGCTTATTGCCACTGGATGTAAAACGAAAGATGTAAAAATGAGTGTACAAAATAAAGAATCTGTTCCAGAAAATAAAGCAGTAGTTTATCAGGTTTTTACCCGATTGTTTGGAAATAAAAACACAACCAATAAACCATGGGGAACTATCGAGGAAAATGGTGTTGGTAAATTTAATGATTTTACAGATAAAGCACTTCACGAAATTAAAGACTTAGGAGTTACACATATTTGGTACACAGGTGTTCCTCATCATGCGGTTATCAGGGATTATACTGCGATAGGGGTTTCGAATGATGATCCGGAAGTAGTAAAAGGAAGAGCCGGTTCTCCCTATGCTGTGAAGGATTATTATAATGTAAACCCTGATTTGGCTGTAAATCCGGCAAAACGTTTGGAGGAATTTGAAGCTTTGATAAAAAGAACCCACAAGGCAAATTTAAAAGTGATTATTGATATTGTTCCTAATCATATTGCCCGTAAATATGAAGGAAAAAATAATCCGAAAGGAGTTAAGGATTTTGGTGCCGATGACGATGTTACAGTTGAATATAAAAGAGATAATAATTTTTATTATATTCCAAATACGCCTTTTCAGTTGCCTGATGGCGACAAACCTTTAAACGGGGAAAGTAATCCGCTTATTGATGGAAAGTTTGATGAAAATCCCGCAAAATGGACAGGAAACGGATCGCGAATGGCAAAACCGGATAAAAACGATTGGTACGAAACAGTTAAGGTAAATTATGGAATTCGTCCCGATGGAACCAAAGATTTTCCTGAATTGCCTGCTGGTTTTGATAAGCTTTCCGCTAAAGACCATTTTGAATTCTGGAAAGACAAAAATGTACCCAATTCATGGATTAAATTTAGGGACATAGCGTTGTATTGGACAGCCAAAGGAGTTGATGGTTTTCGATATGATATGGCTGAAATGGTTCCCTATGAGTTTTGGAGTTATATGAACTCTGCCATAAAAAATGTAAACCCTGATGCTTTCCTAATGGCCGAAGTCTATAATCCAAAAGAATATCGCAATTATATTCATTTGGGTAAAATGGATTATTTGTATGACAAAGTTGAGACTTATGATAAGTTGAAAGATATCATTCAGGGAAAAACGCCACCAGATGGACTTTCCTATATTCAAAGCGGTTTGCAGGATATTGATATTCATATGTTGAAGTTTTTGGATAATCACGATGAACAACGTTTGGCAAGTCCTGAGTTTGCAGGCTCTCCCGAAAAAGGGAAGCCAATGATGGTCGTTTCTGCTATGATCACTTCGGCACCCATTATGATTTATTTTGGTCAGGAAGTAGGGGAGGCAGGTAACGAAAACGGAGGTTTTGGTTCTCACTCCAGAACATCAATTTTTGATTATGTAGGTGTGCCAAATCATCAACGATGGATGAATGATGGCGCTTTTGATGGAGGAAAATTATCGAAAAGCGAAAAAGATTTGCGTGATTTTTATAAAAGATTACTCAGTTTTTCTGGGAAAAGTTCAGGGGTGATGGGGCAATTTCAAGATTTACAAGAAGTAAACCGTCATGCGGGACTTGGTTATGATCCCAATCATTTGTATTCTTTTGTACGTTGGTCGGATAATCAAAAATTAATCGTAATTACTAATTTTTCGTCAGATGCTTCCAATACTTTTGAATTAAAAATACCGGCAGATATTATAAATAAATGGAATTTGAAAGATGGTAGTTACACTCTGAAGGATCAGATTTATCAAAAGAGCAGTACCCAGTTAGTTGTAAATAATGGAGAAGGTAAAGCTACGGTAACAATACATCCACTGGAATCGTTTATTTACCAGTTGAATTAA
- a CDS encoding OstA-like protein, with translation MKKSLYFITYYLVFLCANLVLAQTPKKIHIEQSDFADVDQVKFPDALLLTGNVKVSHDGVILTCNKAYFFQKENYLKAFGNVQLVQGDTLYLNSNYAEYSGQLKKAFATGNAVMTSPDATLATDTINFDRNVQEVFYNTNGTIVNKDNTLKSKSGRYYVNQKKFQFLTAVTLTNKSYEIKSNHLDYFSNSGHSYLFGPSTITSKTNYIYTEKGFYDTKKNLAHFLDKSYIKYDDRLIRGDSLYYDRNKEFASATRNVKITDSINRGVIRGHYAEMYKLKDSMFVTKRALAVNFVDNDSVYIHGKKLMVTGKEGNRIIRGFNNVRFYKTDMSGKCDSIHSSTKLGLTKLIGNPILWNGESQITGDLMHLIADKKTQKLDSLKVLNNTFLVSKDTLGTGYNQTKGQNLYGKFKDGKLHDVDIIKNTEVIYYMRNDAKELIGINKNVSSKINILFDKNTIETITFFNNVDGDIYPEDELPPNARTLKGLNWRGDERIKSKDDVFSKEEDEEELKIQEATTKDKAKKATPMKIRKETLNYDKKKKKI, from the coding sequence TTGAAGAAATCTTTATATTTCATTACCTACTACTTAGTATTTCTTTGTGCGAATCTTGTTCTGGCACAGACTCCCAAAAAAATACATATTGAACAATCCGACTTTGCCGATGTTGATCAAGTTAAATTTCCAGACGCACTTTTACTTACCGGAAATGTAAAAGTTAGCCATGATGGCGTTATATTAACCTGCAATAAAGCTTATTTTTTTCAGAAAGAAAATTACTTGAAAGCCTTTGGAAATGTACAATTGGTACAGGGAGACACTTTGTATCTAAATAGTAATTATGCAGAATATAGTGGTCAATTGAAAAAAGCGTTTGCAACAGGAAATGCAGTCATGACTTCGCCAGATGCAACTTTGGCGACTGACACCATCAATTTTGACCGAAACGTTCAGGAAGTATTTTACAACACCAATGGAACCATTGTCAATAAAGACAATACACTAAAAAGCAAATCGGGAAGATACTACGTAAACCAGAAAAAATTTCAATTCCTGACGGCCGTAACACTTACCAATAAATCATATGAAATCAAATCCAATCATTTGGATTATTTCAGTAACTCTGGGCATTCCTATCTTTTTGGACCATCAACAATAACCAGTAAAACCAATTATATTTATACCGAAAAAGGATTCTATGACACCAAAAAAAATCTGGCTCACTTTCTGGACAAATCCTACATCAAGTATGATGACCGATTGATAAGAGGCGACAGTTTGTATTATGACCGAAATAAAGAGTTTGCTTCGGCTACACGGAATGTAAAAATAACCGACTCGATTAATCGCGGAGTTATTAGAGGCCATTATGCCGAAATGTACAAACTAAAAGACTCTATGTTTGTGACCAAAAGAGCCTTGGCAGTCAATTTTGTCGATAATGACTCGGTTTATATTCATGGAAAAAAGCTTATGGTTACCGGAAAAGAAGGCAACCGAATTATTCGTGGATTTAACAATGTCCGATTTTACAAAACGGATATGAGCGGAAAATGTGATTCTATTCATTCAAGCACCAAATTAGGCTTGACAAAATTAATTGGAAACCCAATATTATGGAATGGCGAGAGCCAAATTACAGGTGATCTAATGCATCTCATCGCAGATAAAAAAACACAAAAACTGGATTCCCTCAAAGTGCTCAACAACACTTTTCTGGTCTCGAAAGACACGCTTGGAACTGGATATAACCAGACAAAAGGGCAAAACCTTTATGGGAAATTTAAAGATGGAAAACTGCATGATGTCGACATTATAAAAAATACCGAGGTGATATATTACATGAGAAATGATGCCAAAGAACTCATTGGTATTAACAAAAATGTAAGCAGTAAAATCAATATTCTGTTTGATAAAAACACAATAGAAACCATTACTTTTTTCAATAATGTGGATGGCGATATTTATCCCGAAGACGAATTACCTCCAAATGCGAGAACACTCAAAGGACTCAATTGGAGAGGAGACGAAAGAATAAAATCCAAAGACGATGTTTTTAGTAAAGAAGAAGACGAGGAGGAACTCAAAATCCAGGAAGCTACCACAAAAGACAAAGCCAAGAAAGCTACTCCTATGAAAATTCGAAAAGAAACATTGAACTACGATAAGAAGAAGAAAAAGATTTAA
- a CDS encoding aspartate aminotransferase family protein, with amino-acid sequence MNPDFLKYQAQTSPYPLGMEVSHAIGSYIFDTNYKKYLDFVAGVSACTLGHQNKRVNDAIKEQLDKYSHVMVYGEYSQSPAVQYCKLMASLLPEPLNKTYLVNSGTEAIEGSLKLAKRVTGRSQLISCHNAYHGNTMGSMSVMGFEERKQAFRPLLPDVDFITFNNEADLQKITTRTAGILLETIQGGAGFIEPHNDFLKKVRARCTEVGAMMILDEIQPGFGRTGKLFGFQNYDVVPDIVVMGKGMGGGMPVGAFTASSEMMDLLTENPKLGHITTFGGHPVIASACLATLKELTETSLMTDTLEKEKLFRTLLVHPLIKEIRGRGLMLAAMTASAEITNEVILKCQERGLILFWLLFEGCAIRITPPLTISEEEIKEGSAIILEVMNEIMI; translated from the coding sequence GTGAATCCCGATTTCCTAAAATACCAGGCACAAACTTCACCATATCCGTTGGGCATGGAAGTTTCACATGCAATTGGCTCTTATATTTTTGATACTAATTACAAAAAATATTTAGATTTTGTTGCCGGCGTTTCAGCCTGTACACTTGGACACCAGAACAAAAGAGTAAATGATGCCATAAAGGAGCAATTGGACAAATATTCGCATGTTATGGTTTATGGCGAATATTCACAAAGCCCTGCTGTGCAATATTGCAAATTGATGGCTTCTCTCCTACCCGAACCATTGAACAAAACCTATTTAGTCAATTCGGGTACTGAAGCAATTGAAGGCTCATTAAAATTAGCAAAAAGGGTTACCGGAAGAAGTCAGCTTATTTCGTGCCACAATGCCTATCACGGCAACACAATGGGATCGATGAGTGTAATGGGATTTGAGGAACGCAAACAGGCTTTTCGCCCATTGCTTCCCGACGTGGATTTTATAACTTTCAACAACGAAGCCGATTTACAAAAAATAACCACTAGAACTGCCGGAATCCTATTGGAAACCATTCAGGGAGGAGCCGGTTTTATTGAGCCTCATAATGATTTCCTAAAAAAAGTACGCGCCAGATGCACCGAAGTAGGCGCCATGATGATACTCGACGAAATCCAACCGGGTTTTGGAAGAACTGGCAAACTTTTTGGGTTTCAAAATTATGATGTTGTACCAGACATCGTTGTTATGGGAAAAGGAATGGGGGGCGGAATGCCCGTGGGAGCTTTCACAGCTTCATCTGAAATGATGGATTTATTGACAGAAAACCCAAAATTAGGACACATCACTACTTTTGGAGGACACCCTGTCATTGCGTCAGCCTGCCTGGCTACTTTGAAAGAATTAACTGAAACCAGCCTCATGACAGATACTTTGGAGAAAGAAAAACTCTTCAGAACACTTTTGGTACATCCTTTGATTAAAGAAATTAGAGGAAGAGGTCTGATGCTCGCTGCCATGACGGCCAGCGCAGAAATCACAAATGAAGTGATTTTAAAATGTCAAGAGAGAGGTTTGATTCTATTTTGGTTACTTTTTGAAGGATGCGCCATTAGAATAACACCACCACTTACAATTTCGGAAGAAGAAATTAAAGAAGGAAGTGCCATAATTCTTGAAGTAATGAATGAAATAATGATTTGA
- a CDS encoding tetratricopeptide repeat protein: MQLSNEEEEYNLSLSKFESMLKTNKVLFFDSEEFEEIILHYLDMGKSTLAKKALKLALEQHPKSSGLKLVQVEMLIYDDKLEIAEKLLNELYAIEPTNEEIYIQKANICSKRDQHEKAVEMLKIALEYTDDYADVYNLIGMEYLFMDNLELAKESFIKCLEEDFEDQSALYNVVYCFEFLDQNQEAIAYINKYIDKNPYSEIAWHQLGRLYYGVKEYENAIRAFDYATLIDEEFLGAFMEKAKALERLKKYDLAIESYNRTIELDDATSYALLRIGKCYEKLGNKVLALKYFNKTVHEDPLLDKGWIAITDFYVRQKNFQKALFFVNKALAIDNQNKLYWKRFAAINKQMNLFEEAEFGYRKAVEFGDYQLDTWLFWVDILQFLGEFESAIQTLLQASEYFPEENEVEYRLAGLYFMISDNIKAKFHLSNALRLNYDNYILLEDLFPVVWEKKMVRNYIDKHKKQ, from the coding sequence ATGCAATTAAGCAACGAAGAAGAAGAGTATAACTTATCCCTATCCAAATTTGAGTCCATGTTGAAAACCAACAAAGTACTCTTTTTTGACTCCGAAGAATTTGAAGAAATAATTCTTCATTACCTCGATATGGGCAAGTCTACATTGGCCAAAAAAGCATTAAAACTAGCTCTGGAACAACATCCAAAATCCAGCGGACTTAAATTGGTTCAGGTTGAAATGCTTATTTACGACGACAAACTCGAAATAGCCGAAAAACTATTGAATGAGTTATATGCTATAGAACCCACAAACGAAGAAATTTATATTCAAAAAGCGAATATTTGTTCCAAAAGAGATCAGCATGAAAAAGCAGTTGAAATGCTTAAGATTGCTCTGGAATACACAGACGATTATGCCGATGTTTACAACCTTATAGGCATGGAATACCTTTTTATGGATAATCTTGAATTGGCCAAAGAAAGCTTCATTAAATGCCTTGAGGAAGACTTTGAAGATCAATCGGCTTTGTACAATGTAGTTTATTGTTTTGAATTTCTTGATCAAAACCAGGAAGCCATCGCTTATATAAACAAATACATTGACAAAAATCCTTATAGCGAAATTGCTTGGCATCAATTGGGGCGCTTGTACTATGGGGTAAAAGAATACGAAAATGCCATACGCGCTTTTGACTACGCAACGCTTATCGACGAAGAATTTCTAGGTGCTTTTATGGAAAAAGCCAAAGCATTGGAACGTCTAAAAAAATATGATCTTGCCATTGAAAGCTATAACAGAACTATCGAATTGGACGATGCGACTTCCTATGCCTTGCTACGAATAGGAAAATGTTATGAAAAATTGGGCAACAAAGTTTTGGCACTAAAATATTTCAACAAAACGGTGCATGAAGACCCGCTTCTAGACAAAGGCTGGATTGCGATTACCGATTTTTATGTTCGTCAAAAAAACTTCCAAAAAGCATTGTTTTTTGTCAACAAAGCTTTAGCTATCGACAATCAAAACAAATTGTACTGGAAACGATTTGCTGCCATCAACAAACAAATGAACCTGTTTGAGGAAGCTGAATTTGGTTATAGAAAAGCGGTAGAATTTGGTGATTATCAACTCGACACTTGGTTGTTTTGGGTAGATATTTTACAGTTTTTGGGAGAATTCGAAAGCGCTATTCAAACCCTATTGCAAGCCTCAGAATATTTCCCCGAAGAAAACGAAGTAGAATACCGTTTGGCAGGACTTTATTTCATGATTTCAGACAATATTAAAGCAAAATTTCATCTAAGTAATGCTTTGCGTTTGAATTATGACAATTACATTCTATTGGAAGATTTATTTCCTGTCGTTTGGGAGAAAAAAATGGTTCGAAATTATATTGACAAACATAAAAAACAATAA
- a CDS encoding shikimate dehydrogenase family protein has translation MIEVLKKRFGLLGRNISYSFSKGYFTEKFSKEHFEGCSYENFDIPEISHFTEIIKSNTDINGLNVTIPYKEVVIPFLDKLSKNAAQIGAVNTIKFTKKGKLKGYNTDYYGFKKSLEPLLQPHHKKALILGTGGASKGVAFALDQLDIAYTFVSRQAKENCIDYSLINATTFDNYQIIINCSPVGTSPNIDLFPLIPYEFFTEKHIAYDLIYNPAETQFLSKAKAQGAQIKNGLDMLIFQAEKAWKIWNK, from the coding sequence ATGATTGAAGTTTTAAAAAAACGTTTTGGCCTATTGGGTCGCAATATTAGTTACTCTTTTTCAAAAGGATATTTTACAGAAAAATTTAGCAAAGAACATTTTGAAGGTTGCTCCTACGAAAATTTTGATATTCCAGAAATCAGTCATTTCACTGAAATAATAAAAAGCAATACCGATATTAACGGATTGAATGTAACCATTCCGTACAAAGAGGTCGTAATTCCTTTTCTTGACAAATTATCAAAAAATGCCGCCCAAATAGGAGCTGTAAACACCATAAAATTTACCAAAAAAGGAAAATTAAAGGGCTACAATACCGATTATTACGGTTTCAAAAAATCCCTGGAACCGTTGTTGCAGCCGCATCATAAAAAAGCATTAATTCTAGGTACTGGAGGCGCTTCCAAAGGTGTTGCTTTTGCCCTCGATCAATTGGATATCGCCTACACTTTTGTTTCGCGCCAAGCCAAAGAAAACTGCATCGATTACAGCCTTATCAACGCGACAACCTTTGATAATTACCAAATAATAATTAATTGCTCCCCTGTGGGAACAAGCCCGAACATTGATTTATTCCCGCTTATTCCTTACGAATTCTTCACAGAAAAACATATTGCCTACGACTTGATTTACAATCCGGCCGAAACACAGTTTCTTAGTAAAGCCAAAGCACAAGGCGCACAAATAAAAAACGGTTTGGATATGCTTATTTTTCAGGCAGAAAAGGCTTGGAAAATCTGGAATAAATAA